One Glycine max cultivar Williams 82 chromosome 3, Glycine_max_v4.0, whole genome shotgun sequence DNA window includes the following coding sequences:
- the LOC100806104 gene encoding LOW QUALITY PROTEIN: disease resistance protein RPV1 (The sequence of the model RefSeq protein was modified relative to this genomic sequence to represent the inferred CDS: inserted 2 bases in 2 codons), translated as HVSSVEEGIRKDFEVHVSSVEEVIIKDFEVLVIHWTEALHEAAAILRGKVKIATEEINILVKGWAEALREAASISRIVVLKPRNESEAIQTIVKNVKRLLDKTEMSVAEYPVGVEPRVQEMIELLDQKQSNDVLLLGMWGMGGIGKTTIAKAIYNKIGRNFEGKSFLEQIRKVWGEDAGQVHLQEQLLFDITKETNTKIRNVESGKVTLKKRLRQKRVLLILDDVNKLHQLNVLCGSREWFGPGSRIIITTRDMHIIRGRRVDKVFRMKGMDEDESIELFSWHAFKQATLEVLGSYLFDMEVTEWKNVLEKLKKIPNDEVQEKLKISYDGLTDDTEKGIFLDIACFFIGMDRNDVIHILNGCGLCAENGIRVLVERSLVTVDYKNKLGMHDLLRDMGREIIRSKTPMELEERSRLWFHEDALDVLSKETGTKAIEGLALKLPRNNTKCLSTKAFKEMKKLRLLQFAGVQLVGDFTYLSKDLRWLCWHGFPLACIPTNLYQGSLVSIELENSNVNLLWKEAQKLKILNLSHSHYLTQTPDFSNLPNLEKLLLVDCPRLSEISYTIGHLNKVLLINFQNCISLRKLPRSIYKLKSLKALILSGCLKIDNLEEDLEQMESLTTLIADKTAITKXPFSIVRSKRIGYISLCGYEGFSRDVFPSIIWSWMSPTNSLSSRIQTFVDVSSLVSLDVPNSSSNLLSYISKDLPLLQSLCIDXGSELQLSLDAANILDALYATNFEELESTAATLQMHNMNVLTLIECNNQVHNLGSKNFRRSLLIQMGTSSQVTNILKQRILQNMATSDGGGCLLPGDSYPDWLTFNTEGSSVTFEIPQVKGRNLKKMMCHVHYSSPENITSDGLKNLLVINHTKAIIQLYKRNALVSFEDEEWQGVLSKIEPGNKVQIVVVFWSKLTVCKTTIYLIYEPMNEKIEHSHAPNKNVMDSSGDENECVVGTISLQVESIYKPTNDIMEHYHASSKNAIVSSSDENACVVRPFSPEVESIDDLRCVSKKGLIKRLLNKFLSCEYFCNANSENKKNQG; from the exons GGGAAAAGTGAAGATTGCTACTGAAGAGATAAACATCCTCGTGAAAGGTTGGGCAGAGGCACTTCGTGAGGCTGCTAGTATCTCAAGGATTGTAGTCCTAAAACCCAG gAATGAAAGTGAGGCTATCCAAACTATTGTTAAAAACGTTAAGCGTTTGTTAGACAAGACAGAGATGAGTGTTGCTGAATATCCAGTCGGCGTAGAACCACGAGTCCAGGAAATGATTGAACTATTAGACCAAAAACAATCAAATGATGTTCTACTACTCGGGATGTGGGGGATGGGAGGCATTGGTAAAACGACCATTGCAAAAGCCATTTACAACAAGATTGGCCGCAATTTTGAGGGAAAAAGCTTCCTCGAACAAATTAGGAAAGTTTGGGGGGAAGATGCTGGTCAAGTACATCTACAAGAACAACTTCTATTTGATAtcacaaaagaaacaaacacaaaGATACGTAATGTTGAATCAGGAAAAGTTACGTTAAAAAAACGACTTCGCCAAAAAAGGGTACTTCTTATACTTGATGATGTAAATAAATTGCATCAATTGAATGTTTTGTGTGGAAGTCGTGAATGGTTTGGTCCAGGGAG cagAATAATCATCACAACTAGAGATATGCATATAATTAGAGGGAGAAGAGTTGACAAAGTGTTcagaatgaaaggaatggatGAAGACGAATCTATTGAGCTTTTTAGTTGGCATGCATTTAAGCAAGCAA CTCTTGAAGTCCTTGGGTCCTATTTGTTTGATATGGAGGTAACAGAGTGGAAGAATGTATTGGAGAAACTTAAGAAAATTCCTAATGATGAAGtacaagagaaattaaaaataagctaTGATGGTTTAACTGATGATACAGAGAAAGGAATATTCCTTGATATAGCTTGTTTCTTTATAGGAATGGACCGGAATGATGttatacatatattaaatgGTTGTgggctttgtgcagaaaatgGAATACGTGTCTTGGTAGAAAGAAGCCTTGTAACTGTAGATTATAAGAACAAGCTTGGAATGCATGATTTGCTGCGAGACATGGGAAGAGAAATCATTCGTTCAAAAACACCAATGGAGCTTGAGGAGCGTAGTAGGTTATGGTTTCATGAAGATGCGCTTGATGTATTATCAAAAGAAACT GGAACAAAAGCTATTGAGGGACTGGCTTTGAAGTTACCAAGAAATAATACAAAATGTTTGAGCACTAAAGCTTTTAAGGAGATGAAAAAACTCAGGTTGCTTCAATTTGCTGGTGTACAACTGGTAGGAGATTTCACGTATCTTTCCAAAGATCTTAGATGGCTTTGTTGGCATGGATTTCCTTTAGCATGCATACCAACAAACCTTTATCAAGGAAGTCTAGTTTCCATTGAGCTAGAAAACAGCAATGTTAATCTTTTGTGGAAAGAAGCCCag AAGTTGAAAATTCTTAATCTCAGTCATTCTCATTATTTAACTCAGACTCCAGACTTTTCAAATTTGCCTAATCTTGAAAAGCTATTACTCGTAGATTGTCCAAGGTTGTCCGAGATTTCCTATACCATTGGACATCTCAATAAAGTTCttctaataaattttcaaaattgtatTAGCCTTCGTAAGCTTCCAAGAAGTATCTATAAGTTGAAATCTCTTAAAGCACTCATTCTTTCAGGATGTTTAAAGATTGACAATTTAGAAGAGGATTTGGAACAAATGGAGTCTTTGACAACCCTTATTGCGGATAAAACTGCAATAACAA TGCCATTTTCAATAGTTAGATCAAAAAGGATTGGATATATCTCTTTGTGCGGCTATGAAGGATTCTCACGTGATGTGTTTCCTTCAATCATTTGGTCTTGGATGTCACCAACAAATAGTCTCTCGTCTCGCATTCAAACATTTGTAGATGTGTCATCTCTTGTTTCTTTAGACGTGCCAAATAGTAGCTCCAATCTTCTATCATATATTTCTAAGGACCTTCCACTGCTTCAAAGTCTTTGTATAG GTGGCTCAGAACTTCAACTTTCTCTAGATGCTGCAAATATTTTGGATGCTTTATATGCCACAAATTTTGAAGAATTGGAATCAACTGCAGCCACATTGCAAATGCACAATATGAATGTTTTAACATTAATTGAATGCAACAATCAAGTACACAACTTAGGATCAAAAAATTTCAGGAGATCACTTTTAATTCAAATGGGAACGAGTTCTCAAGTCACCAATATTCTGAAACAGAGAATTTTACAG AATATGGCTACTAGTGATGGTGGTGGTTGTTTGCTCCCCGGTGATAGCTATCCAGATTGGTTAACCTTCAACACCGAAGGTTCATCCGTGACTTTTGAAATCCCTCAAGTGAAAGGGCGTAACTTGAAGAAAATGATGTGCCATGTCCATTATTCTTCCCCGGAAAATATAACTTCAGATGGTTTGAAAAATTTGTTGGTGATAAATCACACAAAGGCCATCATTCAACTTTATAAGAGAAATGCATTAGTCTCCTTTGAAGATGAGGAGTGGCAGGGGGTACTATCAAAAATAGAGCCTGGAAACAAAGTGCAAATTGTTGTTGTCTTCTGGAGCAAATTAACTGTTTGCAAGACAACAATTTATCTCATATATGAAccaatgaatgaaaaaatagagCATTCACATGCGCCAAATAAGAATGTAATGGATTCTAGTGGTGATGAAAATGAATGTGTTGTTGGGACCATCTCTCTTCAAGTAGAATCCATATATAAGCCAACAAATGACATAATGGAGCATTATCATGCATCAAGTAAGAATGCAATTGTTTCCAGCAGTGATGAAAATGCATGTGTTGTCAGGCCGTTCTCTCCTGAAGTGGAATCCATAGATGACTTAAGGTGTGTTTCAAAAAAAGGCTTGATTAAGCGCTTATTGAATAAGTTCTTATCATGTGAATACTTTTGTAATGCAAActcagaaaataagaaaaatcaaggtTAA
- the LOC121174647 gene encoding uncharacterized protein: protein MSAMDMIKSLSSKPEKFTGENFFCWQQQMKFWLTELDLYSMISKREIKTSTSSTDIVQTDATIKHDVSDKDILCHGRILSALADNIYKIFCHTKTSVELWEALELKYGSAEKGLSRYSCEKMIEFQMIDGKSISDQIHEFENIVYDMKLKGIVFPDIMLVAFMISKLPPSWTDFARSLKHKHESFTFDDLLVCLRIEDKHRSSQKHLQKSDSHSKAYLVESSSKPFSKSFKRHGFNKNKFGRKPSFSKNKNNAFNNNNKPKDKNSGNEIFCFVCGRANHLAKNCFQRHRQPTSFPKPQANVVTTSAASDSPSDRNQAHVL, encoded by the exons atgtccGCCATGGATATGATTAAGTCCCTTTCCAGTAAGCCTGAAAAATTTACGGGTGAAAATTTTTTCTGTTGGCAACAACAAATGAAATTCTGGCTTACTGAATTGGATTTATACTCTATGATttctaaaagagaaataaaaacttcAACTTCCTCTACTGATATAGTTCAAACTGATGCAACCATTAAGCATGATGTTTctgataaagatattttatgtcATGGACGCATTTTAAGTGCTTTGGCTGATAacatatataagattttttgcCATACCAAAACTTCTGTTGAGTTATGGGAAGCACTTGAATTGAAATATGGATCTGCTGAAAAAGGTTTAAGTCGTTACTCTTGTGAAAAAATGATTGAGTTTCAAATGATTGATGGAAAATCTATTTCAGATCAGATCcatgaatttgaaaacattgtttatgacatgaaattgaaaggaaTCGTTTTCCCTGACATTATGCTTGTGGCTTTCATGATATCAAAATTGCCTCCTTCGTGGACTGATTTTGCTCGAAGCTTGAAACATAAACATGAAAGTTTTAcctttgatgatttgcttgtcTGTCTCCGCATTGAGGATAAACATCGTTCATCTcaaaaacacttgcaaaaatCTGATTCTCACTCTAAGGCCTATCTTGTTGAGAGCTCTAGCAAACCTTTCTCTAAGTCCTTCAAAAGGCATgggtttaacaaaaataaatttggtaGAAAGCcttcattttctaaaaataagaacaatgcttttaataacaacaataagcCTAAGGATAAAAATTCGGGGAATGAAattttttgctttgtttgtgGGCGAGCTAATCATTTGGCTAAGAATTGTTTTCAACGTCATCGCCAGCCCACGTCTTTCCCTAAACCGCAGGCTAATGTTGTTACCACCAGTGCTGCCTCTGATTCCCCATCTGACAG GAATCAAGCACACGTACTGTGA